Proteins encoded within one genomic window of Granulicella pectinivorans:
- a CDS encoding Crp/Fnr family transcriptional regulator, translated as MKPADVFFSQGTKAESVFYLITGRAKLTVVSDRGKEMIVALLSSGDFLGEVAIAPAARRHTATAVAMTHCTAIKIGKSDMAVALSKESDFSKEFIAFLLSRSMRVQEDLVDHLFHSSERRLARVLLILAETDTLGSDPTLIPHITQEMLAGMIGTTRSRVSYFMNRFRKRGLIEYNRRIRVHSLLLKAVLEGDNAKIIRS; from the coding sequence TTGAAACCCGCAGACGTCTTCTTCTCGCAAGGCACAAAAGCGGAGTCGGTCTTCTATCTGATAACAGGACGGGCAAAGTTGACCGTCGTCTCCGATCGAGGCAAAGAGATGATCGTCGCTCTTCTCTCTTCGGGAGACTTTCTGGGTGAGGTTGCCATCGCTCCGGCCGCTCGTCGCCACACCGCAACCGCGGTCGCGATGACGCATTGCACGGCGATCAAGATCGGGAAGAGCGATATGGCCGTAGCACTCAGCAAGGAAAGCGACTTCTCGAAGGAGTTCATTGCATTTCTGCTTTCCCGCAGCATGCGCGTTCAGGAGGACCTCGTCGATCACCTCTTCCACTCCAGCGAACGACGCCTTGCCCGCGTCTTGCTCATCCTGGCGGAGACCGACACACTTGGCTCCGACCCCACACTGATCCCCCACATCACCCAGGAGATGCTCGCAGGGATGATCGGAACCACGCGGTCTCGCGTCAGCTATTTTATGAATCGGTTTCGCAAACGCGGCCTGATCGAATACAACCGTCGGATACGCGTTCATAGCCTGCTCCTCAAGGCGGTTCTCGAAGGCGACAACGCAAAGATCATTCGGAGCTAG
- a CDS encoding APC family permease has protein sequence MTRPFGSPDKGFAKKMRLLPLVGATYFMVSGGPYGLEDIIGKAGYGRAVLLLLLIPLFWSLPTSLMVGELATAIPTEGGFYQWVRRAMGPFWGFQEAWLSLSASVFDMAIYPTTFVLYLSHIFPSLTAGYRGWVLKLAIVAISAAWNLRGAVAVGKGSVRMAFVSLSPFLALMALAVYRGMHLGFAHASAGAPETLDMSGAISVALWNYMGWDNASTVAQEVEDPQRTYPRAMLWSALAVMCVYTLPILTIWFAGIPAERFSTGAWADAAGLLGGSVLALAVVLAGSLDGLGTFNALTLSFTRIPYAMALDGLAPKILARRLANGVPWASVLLCSAGWALALTFTFERLISIDLVLYGASLILEFVALLVLRIREPELPRPFRVPGGMAGASLIGLGPVALIAFAIWAARGETVGSLPALLFATLVALAGPLVYVSAKRWSARMAA, from the coding sequence TTGACCAGGCCGTTTGGCTCGCCCGATAAGGGCTTCGCGAAGAAGATGCGGCTGCTGCCGCTGGTTGGCGCAACGTATTTCATGGTGTCCGGTGGCCCCTATGGCCTCGAAGACATTATTGGGAAGGCCGGCTATGGACGAGCCGTCCTGCTGCTTCTCCTGATCCCCCTGTTCTGGAGTCTGCCGACCTCCCTGATGGTCGGCGAACTGGCCACAGCGATTCCTACCGAAGGCGGCTTCTACCAGTGGGTGCGTCGCGCCATGGGACCGTTCTGGGGCTTCCAGGAGGCGTGGCTTTCGCTGTCGGCCTCGGTCTTCGACATGGCCATCTACCCCACGACTTTCGTGCTGTACCTCTCGCATATCTTTCCGTCGCTCACGGCCGGGTATCGCGGGTGGGTGCTGAAGTTGGCCATTGTGGCCATCAGCGCGGCCTGGAACCTGCGTGGCGCGGTCGCGGTCGGCAAGGGATCCGTGCGCATGGCGTTCGTCTCGTTGTCGCCGTTTCTGGCGCTGATGGCGCTGGCCGTCTACCGGGGGATGCATCTTGGGTTCGCCCATGCCTCTGCCGGTGCGCCCGAGACGCTGGACATGTCTGGCGCCATCTCGGTGGCGCTCTGGAACTATATGGGCTGGGACAACGCGAGCACCGTGGCGCAGGAGGTCGAGGACCCGCAGCGAACCTATCCACGCGCGATGCTCTGGTCCGCGCTGGCGGTCATGTGTGTCTACACGCTTCCCATCCTGACGATCTGGTTCGCCGGCATTCCGGCGGAGCGCTTCTCGACCGGTGCGTGGGCGGATGCGGCGGGGCTCCTTGGCGGCTCTGTGCTTGCTCTTGCCGTGGTGCTGGCGGGTTCGCTCGACGGACTGGGCACCTTCAATGCGCTTACGCTGTCGTTTACCCGGATTCCCTACGCGATGGCGCTTGACGGCCTTGCGCCGAAGATCCTTGCGCGGCGGCTGGCAAATGGCGTTCCATGGGCGAGCGTGCTGCTTTGCAGTGCCGGATGGGCTCTGGCTCTTACGTTCACCTTTGAGCGCCTTATCTCCATCGATCTTGTCCTCTACGGGGCGTCGCTCATCCTGGAGTTTGTCGCCCTGCTGGTGCTGCGCATCCGCGAGCCGGAGCTGCCGCGTCCGTTTCGGGTGCCGGGCGGCATGGCTGGAGCCTCGCTCATCGGGCTGGGACCGGTGGCCTTGATCGCCTTCGCCATCTGGGCTGCGCGGGGGGAGACGGTGGGCTCGCTCCCCGCCCTGCTCTTCGCCACGCTGGTTGCGCTGGCGGGGCCTCTGGTCTACGTTTCGGCCAAACGCTGGTCAGCCCGGATGGCCGCTTAA
- a CDS encoding inorganic diphosphatase: MPNYLELPVGPKSPEVINAVIEIPHEGINKYEYDKELHVFRLDRNLYSPVHYPGDYGFIPSTLGDDGDPLDVLVLVDSASFPGCVMEVRPIGLLEMVDQGLGDEKVLCVGEGNPRYKDVWNYSEIYPHMLKEITHFFSIYKDLEGKSVEVKGWRDASFARNKIVEAQARFIANKENPEPKPVPTK, from the coding sequence ATGCCGAACTACCTCGAGCTGCCGGTTGGACCCAAGTCCCCTGAAGTCATCAACGCTGTGATCGAGATTCCCCACGAGGGAATCAACAAGTACGAATACGACAAGGAACTGCACGTCTTCCGCCTCGACCGCAACCTCTACTCGCCCGTGCATTACCCCGGCGACTACGGCTTTATCCCCTCGACGCTCGGAGACGACGGCGATCCTCTGGACGTTCTGGTTCTCGTCGATTCGGCAAGCTTTCCCGGCTGCGTCATGGAAGTCCGCCCCATCGGTCTGCTGGAGATGGTCGATCAGGGTCTGGGCGACGAGAAGGTGCTCTGCGTGGGCGAAGGCAATCCCCGCTACAAGGATGTCTGGAACTACTCCGAGATCTACCCCCACATGCTGAAGGAGATCACGCACTTCTTCTCGATCTACAAGGATCTCGAGGGCAAGAGCGTCGAAGTCAAGGGTTGGCGCGATGCGTCGTTCGCCCGCAACAAGATCGTCGAGGCCCAGGCGCGCTTCATCGCCAACAAAGAAAACCCCGAGCCGAAGCCGGTTCCCACCAAGTAA
- the purS gene encoding phosphoribosylformylglycinamidine synthase subunit PurS, whose amino-acid sequence MKAHVYVTLKRTVLDAQGQTIAEALKRMQYAGIADVRQGKYFLLTLEDGLDPVAAEAEVNRIAREVLTNPVIEEFSVRIEF is encoded by the coding sequence ATGAAGGCTCATGTCTATGTCACGTTGAAGAGAACTGTCCTCGATGCTCAGGGGCAGACGATCGCTGAAGCGCTCAAGCGCATGCAGTATGCAGGAATTGCCGATGTCCGCCAGGGCAAGTATTTCCTACTGACGCTGGAGGATGGCCTCGACCCCGTGGCCGCCGAAGCTGAGGTCAACCGTATTGCCAGGGAGGTGCTCACCAACCCTGTGATCGAAGAATTTTCCGTTCGTATCGAGTTCTGA
- the hemE gene encoding uroporphyrinogen decarboxylase → MNATLDPRQAAPAHGSRFVRACLRQPVDRTPVWFLRQAGRYMPEYMAVRKHHSLLDICRTPEVASEVTITAAERLGVDAAIIFADLLLPFTPMGLDFEFVAGEGPQVNTPVRSFEHVKALRTDRIDDLSYVALSIEKVAKHFAPPRADGDQLGIIGFCGAPFTLASYMIEGGSSRNYIETKKMMYSDGAAWSMLMEKLVTVLTGFAAQQVEAGADVIQIFDSWAGALSVTDYRQYCLSWTTQLVESVRALGVPVIYFGVDTASLLPTMRETGADVIGLDWRIPLAEGWEAVGSGCGVQGNLDPIALFAPEDILRARVKEVLDAAAKKPGHIFNLGHGIVPGTPVDNVIRVVEWVKELG, encoded by the coding sequence TTGAACGCAACCCTCGATCCAAGACAAGCGGCTCCTGCCCATGGGAGCCGCTTTGTACGTGCCTGCCTCCGCCAGCCTGTCGACCGCACGCCGGTGTGGTTCCTGCGCCAGGCCGGGCGCTATATGCCGGAGTATATGGCGGTGCGTAAGCACCATAGTTTGTTGGACATCTGCCGCACGCCGGAGGTCGCCTCGGAGGTGACCATTACGGCGGCCGAGCGCCTTGGCGTCGACGCAGCCATCATCTTTGCCGATCTTTTGCTGCCGTTCACGCCCATGGGGCTCGACTTCGAGTTCGTTGCCGGCGAGGGGCCGCAGGTGAATACGCCGGTGCGCAGCTTCGAGCACGTCAAGGCGCTCCGGACCGATCGCATCGACGATCTCAGCTATGTCGCCCTCTCTATCGAGAAGGTGGCCAAGCACTTTGCTCCGCCACGCGCCGACGGTGACCAGCTTGGCATCATCGGCTTCTGCGGCGCTCCGTTCACGCTCGCCAGCTACATGATCGAAGGTGGCAGTTCACGCAACTACATTGAAACAAAGAAGATGATGTACTCGGATGGCGCTGCGTGGTCCATGCTGATGGAGAAGCTGGTCACGGTGCTGACCGGGTTTGCCGCGCAGCAGGTGGAGGCGGGCGCGGACGTTATTCAGATCTTCGATAGCTGGGCCGGCGCGCTCTCGGTGACCGACTACCGCCAGTACTGCCTGAGCTGGACGACGCAGCTTGTCGAGAGCGTCCGCGCGCTTGGCGTGCCGGTTATTTACTTCGGCGTCGATACGGCCTCGCTGCTGCCCACCATGCGCGAGACGGGCGCGGACGTCATCGGCCTCGACTGGCGCATTCCGCTGGCCGAGGGCTGGGAGGCCGTCGGTTCGGGTTGCGGTGTGCAGGGAAATCTCGATCCGATCGCCCTCTTTGCGCCTGAAGATATCCTCAGGGCGCGCGTCAAAGAGGTTCTTGATGCTGCGGCTAAAAAGCCCGGGCATATTTTCAACCTGGGGCATGGGATTGTGCCCGGCACGCCCGTCGACAACGTCATCCGCGTGGTCGAATGGGTGAAGGAGCTGGGATGA